A single Bremerella cremea DNA region contains:
- a CDS encoding dihydrodipicolinate synthase family protein — translation MNEVARKILSDPIENYPQATVACFDPTCGDLPRRKLDEPRLVSYLQRLAEAGAEAVLLAASTGQGHLRTVEELERWFEVAAQAQAGNLIRMALLRPEDGLEANRRLVDLLQGNGYPVVFVRPGTNLPAHATDNQIAENMRPLIEMISAAGLAAGVYSIPDVSGVRLPVAATEKLLDLPGGEAIVAAKITEADYLSSTREYLLSPRLAKLKIVQGWDPHLAQALMEGPRSNIENKQRVGITSGPMSFAVYQYLYMLEAADEHDWHELELSQKAVTALFEAMQDDPTKFADLQRAKFIMGLGLPLTSSLEHDKIERVFHALEHLPRKSDRERLAKSLDLMQYGPYHERLAALY, via the coding sequence ATGAACGAAGTTGCCCGTAAGATCCTCAGCGATCCGATCGAGAACTACCCGCAAGCCACCGTGGCCTGTTTCGATCCGACTTGCGGCGACTTGCCTCGGCGGAAGCTGGACGAGCCGCGGCTGGTTAGCTATCTGCAGCGGTTGGCGGAAGCAGGGGCGGAAGCCGTCTTGCTGGCCGCTTCGACCGGACAAGGACATCTGCGTACGGTTGAAGAGCTAGAACGCTGGTTCGAGGTGGCCGCCCAGGCTCAAGCAGGCAATCTGATTCGCATGGCTTTGCTCCGCCCCGAAGATGGCTTGGAAGCGAATCGGCGACTGGTTGATTTGCTGCAAGGGAACGGTTACCCGGTCGTCTTTGTCCGGCCAGGCACGAATCTGCCGGCGCATGCTACGGATAATCAAATCGCTGAAAATATGCGTCCCCTGATCGAGATGATCTCGGCTGCTGGACTGGCTGCTGGTGTCTATTCGATTCCCGATGTCAGTGGTGTTCGTTTGCCGGTGGCGGCTACCGAAAAGTTGCTCGATCTGCCGGGGGGCGAGGCGATTGTGGCGGCGAAAATCACCGAGGCCGACTATCTGTCCAGCACGCGAGAGTATCTGCTCAGCCCGCGTTTGGCGAAGCTGAAGATCGTGCAAGGGTGGGATCCGCACTTGGCTCAGGCTCTCATGGAAGGGCCTCGTTCCAACATCGAGAACAAGCAGCGCGTCGGCATCACTTCAGGGCCGATGTCGTTTGCCGTGTACCAATACTTGTACATGCTGGAAGCGGCCGACGAGCATGATTGGCACGAATTAGAGCTTTCGCAGAAGGCCGTTACCGCGCTATTCGAGGCGATGCAGGACGACCCCACCAAGTTCGCTGATCTGCAGCGAGCCAAGTTTATCATGGGGTTAGGGCTACCACTCACTTCTAGCCTCGAGCACGACAAGATCGAGCGAGTCTTTCACGCGTTAGAGCACCTACCGAGAAAGTCAGATCGAGAACGCTTAGCTAAGAGCTTAGATCTTATGCAATACGGACCGTACCACGAGCGGCTAGCCGCGTTGTATTAG
- a CDS encoding glutamate synthase subunit beta encodes MGKPTGFMEFQRSTIPYRDPLVRINDYNEFPVEVTDSHLQTQGARCMDCGVPFCQSTTGCPVDNLIPEWNDLVYRGRWREALDRLHKTNNFPEFTGRVCPAPCENACVLGITNPPVAIKNIECSIIDRGFEHGWVSANVPEHRTGKKVAVIGSGPAGLAAAEQLNKAGHNVTVYERDDRIGGLLMYGIPNMKLDKETVQRRVDLMEAAGIKFVTNAHVGVNLDIAELKEKNDAIILAVGATKPRDLPIPGRELKGVHFAMEFLKANTKSLLDSKLEDGNYISAEGKDVIVIGGGDTGTDCIGTSIRHGCTSMVNFELLPKPPADRAPDNPWPQWARIFRVDYGHQEAEAKFGNDPREFCILSKEFIDDGNGNVAGIKTVTVQWTRDDSGRWNMSEVPGSEKVFKADLVLLAMGFLGPEAILSEKLGLETDQRSNFKADYGRFATSIEGVFAAGDCRRGQSLVVWAINEGRAAARECDKYLMGVSTLP; translated from the coding sequence ATGGGTAAGCCAACTGGATTTATGGAATTTCAGCGGAGCACGATTCCCTATCGCGACCCGCTGGTCCGAATTAACGACTACAACGAGTTCCCCGTCGAAGTCACCGACAGCCATCTGCAAACGCAGGGTGCTCGGTGTATGGACTGCGGTGTTCCGTTTTGCCAAAGCACCACCGGTTGCCCGGTCGATAATCTGATTCCGGAATGGAACGATTTGGTTTATCGCGGACGTTGGCGCGAGGCGCTCGATCGTTTGCATAAGACGAACAACTTTCCGGAATTCACCGGACGGGTCTGCCCTGCCCCGTGCGAAAACGCATGCGTGCTCGGCATCACCAATCCGCCGGTGGCGATCAAGAACATCGAATGTTCGATCATCGATCGCGGTTTCGAGCATGGTTGGGTTTCGGCGAACGTGCCCGAACATCGCACCGGAAAGAAGGTTGCGGTAATCGGTTCGGGCCCCGCTGGGTTGGCGGCTGCCGAGCAGCTAAACAAAGCTGGCCACAACGTGACCGTGTACGAACGAGACGACCGTATCGGCGGCCTGCTGATGTACGGCATTCCGAACATGAAGCTCGACAAAGAGACCGTTCAGCGTCGTGTCGATCTGATGGAAGCTGCCGGGATCAAGTTCGTCACCAATGCTCACGTTGGTGTGAATCTTGACATTGCCGAGCTGAAGGAAAAGAACGACGCCATTATCTTGGCGGTCGGTGCCACCAAGCCCCGCGACTTGCCAATCCCTGGCCGCGAGCTGAAGGGTGTCCACTTTGCCATGGAATTTTTGAAGGCCAACACCAAAAGCCTGCTCGATTCCAAGCTGGAAGATGGCAACTATATTTCCGCAGAAGGCAAAGATGTGATCGTGATTGGTGGTGGTGACACAGGTACCGACTGCATCGGTACTTCGATTCGCCATGGCTGCACCAGCATGGTTAATTTTGAGCTGTTGCCCAAGCCGCCAGCCGATCGTGCTCCAGACAACCCGTGGCCGCAATGGGCTCGTATCTTCCGGGTCGACTACGGTCACCAGGAAGCGGAAGCGAAGTTCGGTAACGATCCACGCGAGTTCTGCATTCTTTCCAAGGAGTTCATCGACGACGGCAACGGCAACGTGGCTGGTATTAAGACGGTGACCGTGCAGTGGACTCGCGATGACAGTGGTCGCTGGAACATGAGCGAAGTTCCCGGCAGCGAGAAAGTCTTCAAGGCTGATCTCGTGCTGCTGGCGATGGGCTTCCTCGGCCCTGAAGCGATCTTGTCAGAAAAGCTCGGCCTGGAAACGGATCAGCGTTCCAACTTCAAAGCCGATTACGGTCGCTTTGCCACCTCGATCGAAGGGGTCTTTGCCGCTGGCGACTGCCGCCGTGGCCAAAGCCTGGTGGTGTGGGCGATCAACGAAGGTCGTGCTGCTGCTCGCGAATGCGATAAGTACTTGATGGGCGTCAGCACCCTGCCGTAA
- the gltB gene encoding glutamate synthase large subunit, giving the protein MIQPNQPTSRTYRTERPGKEGLYDPAMERENCGVGFVAHIKGKRTHQMILDAEAMNVNMDHRGGCGCEATTGDGAGMLTALPLEFLARVTREDLGKELPEPGKFAAGIVFLPRDAKSREHCKQTVEKLIEEHGQTLVGWRKVPINPDGADIGPTALACMPEIQMLIVSAGDGLEGDAFERQLYLIRKQASHKLRGDLNLAERTLFYIGSLSTKVIIYKGMLTPAQLVPFYRDLQCEDYTSHLAMVHSRFSTNTFPSWDRAQPNRFMSHNGEINTVRGNANWMKAREGVAKSDLFGDQLSKLFPIVEPECSDSGTFDNVLEFLLMGGRTLQEAVMMMVPEAWQKHETMPEDKRAFYEFHSSLMEPWDGPASIAFTDGRYIGAVLDRNGLRPSRYYVTSDDRVIMASEVGVIPVDPAIVIEKGRLQPGRMFLINFEEGRMIPDSELKLDFARKRPYAEWLREQRIELSELSPNEEPHGFDPETLLPRMQAFGFTTETLNFMLLPLIEQKRDPVGSMGNDSALACLSDKPRMLYDYFKQLFAQVTNPAIDSIREEVVMSLECYIGPENNLLETTPEHAHRLLIPHPILTNEELAALAHMDHRGWKTKVIDVTFARSEGTDGLVRALDRICAEAESAIDEGYSNIVLSDRKISAERVPVSMLLACGAVHHHLVGASKRTQIGIILETGEAREVHHHCLLVGFGADAINPYLAFEALWKCRAEGMVKTDDYPDDDSMVAAYRKGVAKGILKVMGKMGISTLQSYKGAQIFEALGLQEEVINRCFKGTSSRVQGVNFKVLAEEQLRRHELGYPLREDGRLPILPNHGEYHWRAEGERHAWSPDAIANIQVAARTNSREAYNNFAKLMNEDARNRCTLRGLLTFKENTESIPLDEVMPVSEIVKRFCTGAMSYGSISGEAHESLAIAMNRIGGKSNTGEGGEDSVRFKPLPNGDSKRSAIKQVASGRFGVTINYLTNADELQIKISQGAKPGEGGELPGKKVDEYIARLRYSTPGVGLISPPPHHDIYSIEDLSQLIHDLKNANPAARISVKLVSEVGVGTIAAGVAKAKADHILIAGDNGGTGASPLTSIKHAGLPWELGIVETHQTLVMNDLRSRVVLQTDGGLKTGRDVVIAAILGAEEMGFSTAPLITLGCIMMRKCHLNTCPVGIATQDPELRKKFKGQPEHVVNYLFMVAEEARELMAKLGVRTLEELIGRVDLLEPNKAIQHWKSDGLDLTPLLKPAQNKNPNSPQYCVMKQDHRLELALDNMLIEKSQPALEKKEKVKIDTPIININRTVGTTLSHEIAKRYGENGLPDDTIHVKLHGSAGQSFGAFLAAGVSLELEGDANDYVGKGLSGGRIVIYPHKQSSFKAEENMLVGNVCLYGATRGLAFFRGRAAERFCVRNSGAHTVVEGVGDHGCEYMTGGRVVVLGSTGRNFAAGMSGGVAYIWDREGNFLQNCNLGMVELEKLDNPSDIVELKGLISMHAKYTNSPVAEKVLADWDNAVNQFVKVMPIDYKRVLQERMQHDEEEDVQLSGAESNG; this is encoded by the coding sequence ATGATCCAGCCAAACCAACCGACCTCGCGTACTTATCGGACCGAGCGTCCCGGTAAGGAAGGTTTGTACGATCCGGCGATGGAGAGGGAAAACTGTGGTGTCGGTTTTGTCGCCCATATCAAGGGCAAGCGAACCCACCAGATGATCCTCGACGCCGAGGCGATGAACGTCAACATGGACCACCGTGGCGGCTGCGGATGCGAAGCCACCACGGGTGATGGTGCCGGGATGTTGACCGCGTTGCCTTTAGAGTTCTTGGCCCGTGTTACCCGAGAAGACCTGGGGAAAGAACTGCCCGAACCAGGCAAGTTCGCCGCTGGCATCGTCTTTCTGCCACGTGATGCCAAGTCGCGCGAACATTGCAAGCAAACCGTCGAAAAGCTGATTGAAGAACATGGGCAAACCCTCGTCGGTTGGCGCAAAGTGCCGATCAATCCAGACGGTGCCGATATCGGCCCGACGGCATTGGCCTGCATGCCTGAAATTCAAATGCTGATCGTTTCGGCCGGCGATGGCCTGGAAGGGGACGCATTCGAGCGTCAGCTTTATCTCATTCGTAAGCAAGCCAGCCATAAGCTACGGGGCGACTTGAACCTAGCCGAACGGACGCTGTTCTACATTGGCAGCCTCTCGACGAAGGTGATCATCTATAAAGGGATGCTTACCCCGGCTCAGTTGGTTCCCTTCTATCGCGACTTGCAGTGCGAAGATTACACCAGCCACTTGGCAATGGTCCACTCGCGATTCAGCACCAATACGTTCCCCTCGTGGGATCGAGCTCAGCCGAATCGTTTTATGTCGCACAATGGCGAAATCAACACGGTTCGTGGTAATGCCAACTGGATGAAGGCCCGCGAAGGGGTCGCCAAGAGCGATTTGTTCGGCGATCAACTGTCGAAGCTTTTCCCGATTGTCGAGCCTGAATGTTCCGACTCTGGCACCTTCGACAACGTGCTCGAATTCTTGCTGATGGGTGGCCGTACGCTACAAGAAGCCGTCATGATGATGGTGCCGGAAGCGTGGCAAAAGCACGAAACGATGCCGGAAGACAAACGGGCTTTCTATGAGTTCCATTCGAGCTTGATGGAACCATGGGATGGCCCCGCTTCGATCGCGTTTACCGATGGCCGTTACATTGGCGCCGTGCTGGACCGTAACGGTTTGCGGCCGAGCCGGTATTATGTCACGTCGGACGATCGCGTGATTATGGCCAGCGAAGTGGGGGTGATTCCGGTCGACCCCGCAATCGTCATCGAAAAGGGACGCCTCCAACCAGGACGTATGTTCCTGATCAACTTCGAAGAAGGACGGATGATTCCCGATAGCGAGTTGAAGTTGGACTTCGCTCGTAAGCGTCCTTATGCCGAGTGGTTGCGAGAACAGCGAATCGAACTGTCCGAGCTGAGCCCGAACGAGGAGCCACACGGCTTCGATCCCGAGACCCTTCTGCCACGCATGCAGGCGTTTGGTTTTACGACCGAAACGCTCAACTTTATGCTGCTACCGTTGATCGAGCAGAAGCGAGACCCGGTCGGCTCGATGGGGAACGACTCGGCGTTGGCTTGCTTGAGCGATAAGCCACGCATGCTGTACGACTACTTCAAGCAGTTGTTCGCCCAGGTCACCAACCCGGCGATCGACTCGATTCGCGAAGAAGTCGTCATGTCGTTGGAGTGCTACATCGGTCCAGAAAACAACTTGCTGGAAACGACGCCAGAGCATGCCCATCGTCTGTTGATTCCGCATCCGATTCTTACCAATGAAGAATTGGCCGCTTTGGCCCATATGGATCATCGGGGGTGGAAAACCAAGGTAATCGATGTCACGTTCGCTCGTAGCGAGGGAACCGACGGATTAGTTCGGGCGTTGGACCGCATTTGTGCCGAAGCGGAATCGGCAATCGACGAAGGTTATAGCAACATCGTCCTTAGCGATCGCAAAATCAGCGCCGAGCGAGTTCCCGTTAGCATGCTGCTGGCTTGTGGTGCCGTGCATCATCACTTGGTGGGTGCTTCGAAACGGACACAGATTGGCATCATTCTGGAAACGGGCGAAGCTCGCGAAGTTCACCATCACTGCTTGTTGGTTGGTTTTGGTGCCGATGCGATCAATCCGTACCTCGCCTTTGAAGCACTTTGGAAGTGCCGCGCCGAAGGGATGGTCAAAACGGACGATTATCCCGATGACGATTCGATGGTAGCTGCCTATCGCAAAGGTGTCGCCAAGGGCATTTTGAAGGTGATGGGCAAGATGGGCATTAGTACGCTTCAGTCGTACAAAGGTGCCCAAATCTTTGAAGCACTCGGCTTGCAAGAAGAAGTCATCAATCGCTGCTTCAAAGGGACTTCCAGCCGCGTTCAAGGAGTGAACTTCAAGGTTCTAGCCGAAGAGCAACTCCGTCGCCATGAACTGGGCTACCCGTTGCGGGAAGATGGTCGCTTGCCGATTCTGCCGAACCATGGCGAATATCACTGGCGAGCCGAAGGCGAACGCCACGCGTGGAGCCCTGACGCGATTGCCAATATTCAAGTGGCCGCTCGGACGAATAGCCGCGAAGCGTACAACAACTTCGCCAAGCTGATGAACGAAGACGCTCGCAACCGCTGCACGCTGCGGGGCTTGTTGACGTTCAAAGAGAATACCGAGTCGATCCCGCTCGATGAAGTGATGCCGGTTAGCGAGATCGTCAAGCGTTTCTGCACCGGAGCAATGAGCTACGGTTCGATCTCTGGCGAAGCGCACGAATCGCTGGCAATCGCGATGAATCGGATTGGCGGTAAGAGCAACACCGGTGAAGGTGGTGAAGACTCGGTCCGTTTCAAGCCGCTTCCCAACGGCGACTCGAAACGTTCGGCGATCAAGCAGGTTGCCTCTGGCCGCTTCGGGGTGACCATCAACTATCTGACCAATGCCGACGAATTGCAGATCAAGATTTCGCAAGGTGCCAAGCCGGGCGAAGGGGGTGAGCTGCCAGGCAAGAAGGTGGACGAGTACATCGCTCGCCTTCGCTACTCGACCCCAGGCGTTGGTTTGATTAGCCCTCCGCCGCACCACGATATTTACTCGATTGAAGACCTTTCGCAGCTGATTCACGACCTGAAGAACGCCAATCCGGCGGCTCGGATTAGCGTGAAATTGGTTTCGGAAGTCGGGGTTGGGACGATCGCCGCTGGCGTGGCCAAAGCCAAGGCCGATCACATTCTGATCGCTGGCGACAACGGCGGAACCGGGGCTTCGCCGCTGACCAGTATCAAGCATGCTGGTTTGCCGTGGGAGCTGGGCATTGTCGAAACCCATCAGACGTTGGTGATGAACGACCTGCGTAGCCGCGTGGTGCTGCAGACCGACGGCGGTTTGAAGACGGGCCGCGACGTAGTGATTGCCGCGATCTTGGGTGCCGAGGAAATGGGTTTCTCGACCGCTCCGCTGATCACGCTGGGCTGCATCATGATGCGGAAGTGCCACCTGAACACTTGCCCGGTCGGTATCGCCACGCAAGATCCCGAACTGCGTAAGAAGTTCAAGGGTCAGCCAGAACACGTGGTCAACTACTTGTTCATGGTCGCCGAGGAAGCTCGCGAACTGATGGCCAAGCTTGGTGTGCGGACCCTGGAAGAATTAATTGGCCGGGTCGATTTGTTGGAACCGAATAAGGCCATCCAGCACTGGAAGTCGGACGGTTTGGATCTGACACCTCTGCTGAAGCCAGCCCAGAACAAGAATCCGAATTCTCCGCAATACTGCGTGATGAAGCAGGACCATCGCTTGGAACTGGCGCTCGATAACATGCTGATCGAAAAGTCGCAGCCTGCTCTGGAGAAGAAAGAGAAGGTCAAGATCGACACGCCGATCATCAATATCAACCGTACCGTGGGGACAACGCTCAGCCACGAGATTGCCAAACGTTACGGCGAAAACGGCCTTCCGGACGATACCATTCACGTCAAGCTCCATGGTTCGGCTGGACAGAGCTTCGGTGCCTTTTTGGCGGCCGGGGTTAGTTTGGAACTGGAAGGTGACGCCAACGACTACGTCGGCAAGGGCCTTTCGGGTGGCCGGATTGTTATCTATCCGCACAAGCAAAGTTCCTTCAAGGCGGAAGAGAACATGCTGGTCGGAAATGTTTGCCTGTACGGGGCAACCCGAGGTCTGGCCTTCTTCCGAGGGCGAGCCGCGGAACGATTCTGTGTTCGGAACAGCGGTGCGCACACTGTTGTTGAGGGAGTCGGAGATCACGGATGTGAGTACATGACCGGCGGCCGCGTGGTCGTCCTGGGCTCGACTGGTCGCAACTTTGCAGCCGGTATGAGTGGCGGTGTCGCCTACATTTGGGATCGCGAAGGCAACTTCCTGCAAAACTGCAATCTGGGAATGGTCGAGCTTGAAAAGTTGGACAACCCCAGCGACATCGTGGAACTCAAGGGCCTGATCTCGATGCATGCCAAGTACACCAATTCGCCGGTCGCCGAGAAGGTGCTGGCCGATTGGGACAACGCGGTCAATCAGTTCGTGAAAGTCATGCCGATTGACTACAAGCGTGTTCTCCAAGAGCGCATGCAGCACGATGAAGAAGAAGACGTTCAACTAAGCGGAGCCGAAAGCAATGGGTAA
- a CDS encoding LysR family transcriptional regulator, whose protein sequence is MHVKSLKVFCDVVGQRSFSRAADENGISQSGASQVVHQLEERLGVKLIDRSKRPLVPTAEGELYYQGCRQLVQRYYALEEDVRTFHKELAGQVTIASIYSVGLSHMNACVQEFLGKHPKANVRLQYHHPDTVVQLVETDQVDFGLVSYPKASKTIKADMWREEPMFLVCAPGSDLAQRESIWLDELDTRRMVGFDTRLQIRREIDFVLSSAGADVQVVMEFDNIETIKRAVEIDAGFGLLPIDTVTRELETGSLVAIPIEGSPLFRPLGIVTRQGKELGKTARRFIQLLHEKAEHSEAQLTETEEKPVAASFAQSKAEDAESDLENGVSASS, encoded by the coding sequence ATGCACGTAAAGTCCCTCAAGGTGTTCTGCGACGTTGTCGGCCAGCGCAGCTTTTCGCGCGCTGCGGACGAGAACGGTATATCGCAATCTGGCGCAAGCCAGGTCGTTCACCAGTTAGAGGAACGGCTCGGGGTGAAGTTGATCGATCGCTCGAAACGTCCCTTGGTGCCCACCGCAGAAGGCGAGTTGTATTACCAAGGGTGCCGCCAGTTGGTGCAACGTTACTACGCGTTGGAAGAAGACGTTCGTACGTTCCACAAAGAGCTGGCCGGACAAGTAACGATTGCTTCGATCTACTCGGTCGGCTTAAGTCACATGAACGCTTGCGTACAAGAGTTTCTTGGCAAGCATCCCAAGGCCAACGTCCGTTTGCAGTATCACCATCCCGATACGGTGGTGCAGCTGGTCGAAACGGATCAAGTTGATTTTGGCTTGGTTAGCTACCCCAAGGCTTCCAAGACCATCAAAGCCGATATGTGGCGCGAGGAACCGATGTTCCTGGTCTGTGCCCCCGGCAGTGACTTGGCTCAGCGAGAATCTATCTGGCTCGATGAACTCGATACTCGCCGCATGGTGGGTTTCGATACACGTCTGCAAATCCGCCGCGAAATCGATTTTGTGCTTTCCTCGGCCGGCGCTGACGTGCAAGTGGTTATGGAATTCGATAATATCGAAACTATCAAACGGGCGGTCGAAATCGACGCCGGTTTCGGTCTGTTGCCTATCGATACGGTTACCCGTGAGTTGGAAACCGGATCTCTGGTGGCAATCCCTATCGAGGGTTCTCCCCTTTTCCGTCCGCTGGGCATTGTGACTCGGCAAGGCAAAGAACTGGGGAAAACGGCTCGTCGTTTTATTCAACTGCTTCACGAAAAAGCAGAGCACTCGGAAGCGCAGCTTACCGAGACGGAAGAAAAACCGGTGGCGGCCAGCTTTGCTCAAAGTAAAGCCGAGGACGCCGAAAGCGACCTAGAAAACGGAGTTTCAGCAAGCTCTTAA
- a CDS encoding peptidylprolyl isomerase — protein MSARYLWMAVLTCCFLPFNVQAQAPAETPAVETPQGEQDQFDKLLAQWKEIIAELRTIQQQYRLSPEGDLPQLREKYNKVLAKGMDLLPQIEAAAIVRFEANKEDKDATMFLYKVASDALERDNYEKAYKLIHVLKDGGFDENKLLGPQVLAAYGTDHFKEAGEAFKLLRERQLPVDERISQAGFTAASEEKKWEREEEIRKKEAEADDLPRVKLTTTQGDLVIELYENEAPETVGNFINLVEKKYYDGTVFHRVLPHFMAQGGDPKGDGTGGPGYNIYCEAYNDDARQHFSGTLSMAKGARKNTGGSQFFLTFQATPHLDNVHTVFGRVIEGKEVLPKMTRRDPEAVDAPQPDRILKAEVIRKRDHKYEPHKVP, from the coding sequence GTGTCCGCCCGCTACCTTTGGATGGCCGTCCTTACGTGTTGTTTCCTTCCTTTTAACGTACAAGCTCAGGCACCCGCCGAAACACCAGCGGTTGAGACGCCCCAAGGAGAGCAGGACCAGTTCGATAAGTTGCTGGCCCAGTGGAAGGAAATCATCGCCGAGCTGCGCACCATTCAGCAGCAATACCGCTTGTCTCCGGAAGGAGATCTGCCACAGCTACGCGAGAAATACAACAAGGTTCTCGCGAAAGGCATGGATCTGTTGCCACAAATCGAAGCGGCGGCGATCGTGCGGTTCGAGGCTAATAAAGAGGACAAAGACGCGACGATGTTCCTCTATAAAGTCGCATCTGACGCTCTTGAGCGAGACAACTATGAAAAGGCTTACAAGCTAATCCATGTGTTGAAAGATGGTGGGTTCGACGAAAACAAGTTGCTCGGTCCTCAGGTTTTGGCTGCTTACGGGACAGACCACTTCAAAGAAGCTGGCGAGGCATTTAAGTTGCTGCGAGAGCGGCAGCTTCCTGTCGACGAACGCATTTCCCAGGCCGGTTTCACAGCGGCCAGCGAAGAGAAAAAGTGGGAACGTGAAGAAGAGATTCGCAAGAAAGAAGCGGAAGCGGATGATCTTCCCCGGGTCAAATTGACAACCACCCAGGGTGACTTGGTGATCGAGCTTTACGAAAACGAAGCTCCAGAGACCGTGGGCAATTTCATTAACCTGGTCGAAAAGAAGTATTACGATGGAACGGTCTTTCACCGAGTGTTACCCCACTTCATGGCTCAAGGGGGCGATCCAAAGGGGGATGGTACCGGTGGCCCTGGCTACAATATCTATTGCGAAGCTTACAACGATGACGCCCGGCAGCATTTTTCTGGAACGCTGAGCATGGCCAAGGGAGCCAGGAAGAATACCGGCGGCTCGCAGTTCTTTCTCACGTTTCAAGCTACCCCGCATCTCGATAACGTGCATACCGTGTTTGGTCGCGTGATCGAAGGTAAGGAAGTGCTGCCGAAGATGACCCGCCGCGATCCAGAGGCGGTCGATGCTCCGCAGCCAGATCGAATCTTGAAAGCAGAAGTGATCCGAAAACGCGATCATAAATACGAGCCGCACAAAGTGCCATAA
- a CDS encoding metallophosphoesterase family protein has protein sequence MSLIRRTFLQSLFGGSLALGSGAALATEAKSGTPDDTSPLVMAFLTDTHQPAGNTDVMNQVGKLIDQIQAQETAPQLFVFGGDNVMSVDGNQSDEQTDIQFRQWKENVIDRLQVPSVSCIGNHDIRWKDRDADKPEAYQEKARAIETFQMPARYYSADHGGWTFFLLDTYQYEGCEIDEAQFAWLEEELKKSDKPALVVTHAPLMSVTHFYEPSIDKGLGKGYSIPGGWSPQRLTQIRDLFRRYPRVKLCLSGHMHTVDRCDVDNTTYICGGAVSGNWWGKQDYLGFAPTWIEVKLYPDGQWSHQQHAWT, from the coding sequence ATGTCGCTTATCCGTCGTACTTTTCTGCAATCCCTCTTCGGTGGAAGCTTGGCTCTGGGTAGCGGCGCAGCTTTGGCGACGGAGGCAAAATCCGGAACCCCAGACGACACTTCCCCTTTGGTCATGGCTTTTCTGACCGACACCCACCAGCCGGCTGGCAACACCGATGTCATGAACCAGGTTGGCAAGCTGATCGATCAAATTCAAGCTCAGGAAACGGCCCCTCAGCTGTTTGTCTTCGGCGGCGACAACGTCATGTCGGTCGATGGTAACCAAAGCGACGAGCAAACCGACATCCAGTTTCGCCAGTGGAAAGAAAACGTCATCGATCGTTTGCAGGTTCCCAGTGTCAGCTGCATCGGCAATCACGATATCCGCTGGAAGGATCGCGATGCCGATAAACCGGAGGCTTACCAAGAAAAAGCCCGCGCGATCGAAACCTTTCAGATGCCAGCTCGCTACTACAGCGCCGATCATGGCGGCTGGACGTTCTTCTTGCTCGATACCTATCAGTACGAAGGTTGCGAAATCGACGAAGCGCAGTTTGCCTGGCTGGAAGAAGAACTGAAAAAGAGCGACAAGCCAGCCTTGGTCGTCACGCATGCTCCCTTGATGTCGGTTACTCACTTCTACGAACCATCGATCGACAAAGGGCTGGGCAAAGGTTATTCCATACCAGGCGGCTGGTCTCCGCAGCGACTCACTCAGATTCGTGACCTGTTTCGGCGCTATCCACGCGTGAAGCTATGCCTGAGCGGGCACATGCACACGGTCGACCGGTGCGATGTCGACAACACCACGTACATTTGTGGCGGAGCGGTCAGCGGCAATTGGTGGGGCAAGCAAGACTACCTTGGCTTCGCCCCGACATGGATCGAAGTGAAACTCTACCCCGACGGCCAATGGTCGCACCAGCAGCACGCCTGGACGTAG